TCTAAGAAAAACCCACAAATTCATCAAAAATTCACGGTGAAAACACAATTCACGcaaagaggaagatgaaaacCTAGATCCAACAAAGAGAAAGTTGTGTAGAGAAAGATGATGAGAGGCGAAGAGGAAGACAACGAAAACGATGAGGGGAATAGGAAGACTACGAAGACGataagaggaagagaaagatgGTGGTTATTTGGGAAAGACAATGGAGATAAGAGgtagaaaaaggaaaccacgTGGAGAGTGattatttggaaaagaagatggaaataaaaagaagaaaaagaaaatcacacctagaaaatagaaaaggaaaattaaatagaaaaagaattgaaaagaaggaaggaaaaccaacaaaaagaattgaaaaaaaaaatgaaagcaatagaaataattgagaaaaagaaaaaaagaaatcaatagaAACGattcagaaaaagaaaaaagaaaccaataaaagaaaaactaaaacgGAATAAActacttctttttgtttccaattttttctttttgttttcaattttttataaaataataaacatttctACTTCTTTTAGAACGGCCCTAATTACATAAGTAAATTTTGCAATATCTAAAATGGCCCCATTTTGTACTTTCAAATTGGGCCATCTTCGCTTTATGGACCTGTCCAAAGATAAGCCCAATGATTTAAACCCAGAGAGGAGGGCTTAAATGGGCTTATTAATGGGCCATTCGTTGCCCAACCTCAATATCATGCATCTTCAAAAAGCCCAATCTCGGCCCatttcatataatttgaagtttgatCGGTCTCTCGGTCCCGTTCATCTGCCGTCGCCATTGATCGGAATTCCATTGCCGATTTTGAGCTGCGCGATCTGAAGAGGTAGGTTTTGTTGATAACCGAATGTTTAGACTTAAACGATCAGCTTGAAGAGAAGCTCAATCCATTTCGCCAACCTTCTGAATTTTTCTCTGTTCTTGTTTGCACTTTTTCTGATACAGCAATTTATCTTTGGGGTTTGCTAAGTGCTCTTTGGAATTGGTGCTTCGTTCCGTGATTTTCTTTGCGTGATACAAGTTGAATTTCCGTGCTGATTCGTTTTGTAGTTCGTCAGTTTTTGGAATTGCTTGTTTATCGGCAATTTGCAGAGAAAATAGTGGTCAGTGATGTATATGTCAAGTACATGATTGTGGATTACGTGGAACTCGTTTAATACAGGTAAATTGAGCTTGTTTTTTGGAAATTTGCGCATAGCTCATTGCTGTAAATTTCATTTTCGTATCGTCAGAATGGAGTAATGTGAATTATCGTTCTTCTAATTCGTTTCGCAGAGGACTGAAATCTTGTAAAATTTCCTAGCCGTAGTCGTTCTCTCATGGCCAACGTTTCAGTTGCTGCGGAATGGCAGCTTCTCCACAATCGGTACTACCGAAAGCCGGAGCTTTATCCTATGAGATGGAAGCACATTGACCTCGGGCGGAACAAGGTCGCTTGTGCTCCTTTCGGCGGTCCCATTGCCATTATTCGTGATGACTCGAAGATCGTTCAGCTCTACGCTGAATCTGCGCTCAGGAAGCTACGGATCTTCAACTGTGCCGGTATTCAGCTGGCAGAGACCGTTTGGCGGAACCCAGGAGGACGGTTGATTGGTATGGCGTGGACCGACGATCAAACTCTTGTCTGTGTGGTGCAGGATGGCACTGTGTACCGCTACAACATTCACGCCGAGCTTCTGGAGCCAAACTTTTCAATGGGTAAGGAGTGTTTCGAGCAGAATGTAGTGGAATGTGTGTTTTGGGGGAATGGAGTTGTGTGCATAACCGAGGCGAACCAGATTTTTTGCATATCGGATTTCAAGAATCCGAATGCATGTAAGCTTTCAGACCCGGGAATTGAGGATTTGCCACATTGTATGGTGGTAATCGAGCCACAATACACCATGTCAGGGAATGTGGAGGTGTTGCTCGGAGTTGGGGAGGCTTGTGTGATAGCAGTTGAGGAGGATGGAGTGCAGCGGCTTGGCGAGGGCATACTCGATGGGCCGCTGCAGAGGATGGCTGTCTCCTTAGATGGAAAATGGTTGGCAGCATTTACTCACGACGGGAGACTTTTGGTTTTGACTTCAGACTTGCAAAAAATTATTCTGGATCGTGAATGTGAGGTTAGCAATGTGTTTTTGCAacttttgattgtttttacgAAATGGATAAATTTATACAAGATGCGAGTACTAGTCTACTCTTTTGGTTGTACGTGCATGATAACAACTGTTCACTTTAATAGATGTTCAAtgtttgggtttttttttttttttttttgcaaagaaTGTTTGGTTTTAGATGTTGATTAGATTATCCTTGCATTTGATGTCAAGATAATTCAttgtttcatcttcttccccaTTTTCCCAGCATGAAAAGCATGGTGGACTAAGATAATTAGTTTACTCAATTTACAAGCATCATTCATTGGGCATTTTTCTGAAGTTCTCCTCCCTATGTTATTGCCATCTAgttgtaatttgttttcttggaTGGGCTGGAATTGGATCATTTTTAatcatgtttttttcttgttttctggCTTCAGTCGGCTCTTCCTCCACAGCAGTTAGCTTGGTGTGGAATGGACAGCGTACTTCTTTATTGGGATGATATGCTTTTGATGATGGGTCCAGATGGAGATCCTGTTCGTTACTTCTATGATGAACCAGTCTTTCTTATCCCTGAGTGCGATGGTGTGAGGATATTATCTAATACAAGTATGGAATTTCTTCAACGGGTTCCAGACTCCACTGTAACAATCTTCCGGATTGGAAGTACCTCTCCTGCAGCTCTTCTATATGATGCGTTGGATCATTTTGACAGACGTAGTGCAAAGGTAATGTTAACTTTCCCCTTTCTTGTGGAAACATCTAGCATTAACCAAGCTCTAGAGGAGAGTCTCCATTCGGAGATATTTGCTGAGGAGAGTCTACTGGCAGAATCCAACCAAAAGATCGTCTTTTAGTCTTTCttgtttaaaatatcattatgGTCGAGTCTGGACTTGttccattttaattattgtgtcattgtactttaaaattttcaattttagtctaGGTACTTTCAATAAATCCTAAAAGCAGTTCTCATTCttagtttgaaattatttttattgaacaCTTTGATTAAATactaatgataataataattttcattctagaAAAGTCACAACGACTAAATATAACAAGTTTCAAATACATTGaccatttttcatatttattgcATTGATAATTGTAGTCTTATTGATGCtcattaaaacaattttctatttgtgatatttgataatgataagaaaacaattaaagaGGGAATGTTTTGTAATTATCCATGTTGGCTTTTGGAATTTTAGGCCTTTGCTTATGTGGactttcattaataaaatatttttttgattcTACAATTTTAGTTCATGAACTTTCTAGTTTGTGTCTAATAGGTCCATGAACTTTATAAGTATTTAGTAGGATGttaaactttgtttcttatataGGTTAGACAGGGGAGCCATTTGGTTTGCAATAATGAAGGGATGGGGAATATGTTTATAAACCTATATTACTTCACGgacaagaaataaaataacatattttatgtCCAGACATTGTCATCCTTCCCAACAATAAATGGATATAAATATGAATCACACTTACCAATTTTGTTCTCATTTGTTAAACTCGGGCATCCCAGCATCCTATTTCTAGGCTTCACATTCCCATTCGGGTGTGATATACCCTTCAAGAGGATTTTTTAGGATAGAGTTacatgaaagaaaaactcaatGGCATCTGTgcttattctttatttttctgaaATAGAGGACCACATTGAAAGGTTTTGGAATATGAGCTCGGTGTTAGCATGTTTTACAATGGGATTTTCAGTTATAATTTATGAGCTACTCGCTTGTAGCTAGGCGTGCATGTAAATTCATATTCTTGTTGGCATATTAGTACCTATAGTGGCAAACTGGCTATCTTCTTGTGTACTTGTTTTTTGGATgcccattttaatttttttttcaaggtACCAGTACCTATAAAATTTCGTGAAATATTTTCCATGAGTTATTATTcaccttttttaattttcaatgcTATGTTTCCCAGGCAGATGAAAACTTAAGACTGATACGCCCATCATTACATGAGGCTGTTGAAGCATGTGTAGATGCTGCTGGCCatgaatttgatatttctCGGCAGCAGACCCTGCTAAGAGCTGCCAGTTATGGCCAAGCCTTTTGCAGGTAAGTTATTATAGTGTTACATTTTAATTCCTTTTTAATggtgtttctttttattttctttttatttttctttataattgaaattagtAGGTGGCagccatttttatttattatttggtaATAACATAGCTAAGTGGACAGCTTGTTTAAGTTTTAAGTAtgctttaaagaaaaaaaaagataaaaagaagataaaaaaggaTTCAGTATGATGATTCCTCTAAAAAAGTACAAGCTTAGCTTATTTAACCTGTTCATTGTTTGGGACACTCCaagcttttcattttttttgtataccCTTTTGATTTGTGTAAACTGAGGTAACACCGTTGGCTAGGTTTTGGGAGGATGTGTTATCCTTAACCTTTAACAAATGTCACCCTTTAATGAAatctgtttctttttaaaaaatgtaaagatttTTAATGTTATCTCTGATTTTGCTCTCCCATAATGATATCCAGTTGGCTTTGGCAGCAATTTTAATCGGGAACGAATACAAGAGATGTGCAGATTATTACGAGTTTTAAATGCTGTTCGCAACCCGGAGATTGGCATCCCTCTCAGTATACAACAGTTTAAGGTCCTCTGCTGACAAGAGTTTCCAGTTTCTTGTACTACAAGGAATCTTCATACTAATACTAAATAAAGTTGTTTCTTTCAGCTTCTTACACCACCTGTTCTGATTGCTCGCTTGATCAATGCCCACCAACACTTGCTTGCATTACGGGTTTCTGAGTACCTTGGTATGAGTCAGGTATGTATAATCCTATAACCTGTGGATCGAACCATAGAGTGGATTTTCTTCTCActtgtatttttgtttaacatCCCTAGCTGTGAAAGTATTAGGAAGTAACCCCTGgttttataagtttt
This is a stretch of genomic DNA from Cucumis sativus cultivar 9930 chromosome 4, Cucumber_9930_V3, whole genome shotgun sequence. It encodes these proteins:
- the LOC101215770 gene encoding protein VACUOLELESS1, yielding MANVSVAAEWQLLHNRYYRKPELYPMRWKHIDLGRNKVACAPFGGPIAIIRDDSKIVQLYAESALRKLRIFNCAGIQLAETVWRNPGGRLIGMAWTDDQTLVCVVQDGTVYRYNIHAELLEPNFSMGKECFEQNVVECVFWGNGVVCITEANQIFCISDFKNPNACKLSDPGIEDLPHCMVVIEPQYTMSGNVEVLLGVGEACVIAVEEDGVQRLGEGILDGPLQRMAVSLDGKWLAAFTHDGRLLVLTSDLQKIILDRECESALPPQQLAWCGMDSVLLYWDDMLLMMGPDGDPVRYFYDEPVFLIPECDGVRILSNTSMEFLQRVPDSTVTIFRIGSTSPAALLYDALDHFDRRSAKADENLRLIRPSLHEAVEACVDAAGHEFDISRQQTLLRAASYGQAFCSNFNRERIQEMCRLLRVLNAVRNPEIGIPLSIQQFKLLTPPVLIARLINAHQHLLALRVSEYLGMSQEVVIMHWACSKITASANIADATLLEVLLDKLKLCKGISYAAVAGHADKIGRRKLAAMLVDHEPRSSKQVPLLLSIGEEDTALIKATESGDTDLVYLVLFHIWQKRQPLEFFGMIQARTQARDLFITYARCYKHEFLKDFFLSTGQLNEVAFLLWKESWELGKNPMASKGSPLHSPRTKLIEKAHSLFAETKEHIFESKAAEEHAKLLKIQHDLEVSTKQAIFVDSSINDTIRTCIVLGNHRAALKVKTEFKVSEKRWYWLKVFALATTRDWVALETFSKEKRPPIGYKPFVEACVEADEKAEAVKYIPKLADPRERAEAYARIGMAKEAADAASQAKDGELLGRLKLTFAQNSAASSIFDTLRDRLSFPGVS